GGCTCAGGGCGGACAACCACGCTTCGATTTCAGGGTCCATGGCGCGGTCCACGCCGCGCAGCGACTCCAGCACGGGCCGCGCGCCGGACATGCCCAGCCGCGCAATGCCCTGGAGCGCCGCCTTGCGCACCGCCGGATTCGTATCCGACTTGTAGAGGTCCACCAGCGAGCGCAGCGCGCCCTCGGACGCCGCGCCCGGCACGCCGCCCAGCGCCGTGGCCGCCGACGCGCGCAGCGTCGGGTCCTCCGCGCGGAGCTGCTTCGTCACCTGCTCCACGGCCGCGGGGCCCACGGCCTCCATGGAGACCTCGCCCAGCAGCTTCGCCGCCACCGCCGGGTCCTCCGCCGCGGCCGCCGCCGCCACCGCCGCCTCGGACACCTTGCGGTCATGGCCGCTATAGACTTCCAGGCTCTCCGCGACGAGGTTGTCCGCCACCGCCGCGCGCACCTCGGGAGACGAGTCCCGCACCAGCTGGTCGTACGTCACCACGCCGCCGTTCTTCTCCATGAACTCCACCGAGGGAGTGGAGCGCAGCGCACGCACGGCCGCGGCACGGACGGACGGGTCCGAGTCTCCGCTGGCCCGCGCCAGCAGCGGCTGCACCAGCGTGGGGTTCTCCGCGTTGCTGGCCTTGGTGGACAGCGCGGCGCCCAGCGCCTCCAGCACGGCCGGGTCCTTCTCACGCGCCAGGGCCGCCAGGAGCGACTCCGCCGGCATGGCGAGCGCGGCCTCCTTGAGGCGCAGCTTCACGTAGCGCTGGAGGGCCGGCGAGCCGCCCTTCAGTGCGGCGCGCACGTCGTCCAGCATGCCCTCCACCGTGCAGGTGGCCGGCTTCAGCGTCGTCGCCTGCGGGCCCGTGGCCAGGGCCGGGGCGGGGAGCAGCCAGAGCAGGGCGGACAGGAGCGCCGCGCGCTTCAGGAGCTTCATCGTCGTGGCGTGCATCAGTGCGGCGCTCCTTCCTCGACGAGGCACGCGTGGTGCTCCGCCTTGCCCAGCCAGATGCGGGCGAAGTCCACCGTGCCCGACGCGTAGAGGTCCCGGAACTCGGTGTAGTCCTGCAGGAAGCGCGGGTCCTTCGCGGCGAACTCCTGCAAGAGGGGCAGCGCGCCCGCGCCGGCCACGCGCACCGAGAAGCGGAAGAGGGCCCAGCGCACGCAGACGTCGTGCTCCTGGTCGAAGGCGGCGCGGTAGACCTCCAGCGCCTTGTCCGGTGAGCTGGTGACGCCCAGGCGGAAGGCGGCCATCTCCCGCACGTCGCGCTCGCGGTCCGTCTTCAGCGTGCGGGAGAGCTGCTCGAAGGAGTCCTCGCCGATGATGGGGTTGGAGTACGACGGCATCTCCAGCGCCAGCAGCCGCACGGCCATGTCGTCCGACTTGCCGCTGATGTCGAGCAGCTCCTTCCAGTAGGGCGCGTAGTTGCCGGTGCGCTCGAAGTCCTCCTTCATCACCCGGCCCATGGTGCGCGTGGCCACCCAGGCCACCGAGTCCACCGTCTCGTCCAGCGCCACGGCCTTGATTCGCTTGAGGTCCGCCGCGCCCATCCGCTTCTGCGTCTCCAGCGCGTCCAGCGCGGCGGAGCGGGCCTGGAGCGTGGCGCTCTTGTCCTCGCCCATCTTCATCAGCTGCCCGGAGACCTTCGCGTCGTGCACGGCGGGCGCGGCCTTCAGCGCCGTCATGTAGATGCCCAGCTCCGGGTGGCTGGTGCCCTTGGACCACTCCAGCACCTGGAGCGCGCGGCTCGGGTCATTGCCCACCAGCTCCGTGAGGCGCTGCTGGAGGTAGTCCGCGAGGTAGCGGTCCTTGTTGGCGATGGCCGCCAGCAGCGCCGCGCGGAACGTGTCCATGGACGCGGTCCGGTCGAACTCCTGGAGCCCGTCCCAGCAACCGGGGATGGGGATCTGCTCGTCCTTCGGCTTCCGCTCC
This is a stretch of genomic DNA from Pyxidicoccus trucidator. It encodes these proteins:
- a CDS encoding HEAT repeat domain-containing protein translates to MHATTMKLLKRAALLSALLWLLPAPALATGPQATTLKPATCTVEGMLDDVRAALKGGSPALQRYVKLRLKEAALAMPAESLLAALAREKDPAVLEALGAALSTKASNAENPTLVQPLLARASGDSDPSVRAAAVRALRSTPSVEFMEKNGGVVTYDQLVRDSSPEVRAAVADNLVAESLEVYSGHDRKVSEAAVAAAAAAEDPAVAAKLLGEVSMEAVGPAAVEQVTKQLRAEDPTLRASAATALGGVPGAASEGALRSLVDLYKSDTNPAVRKAALQGIARLGMSGARPVLESLRGVDRAMDPEIEAWLSALSLNLQEWELLLREKQRLRR
- a CDS encoding HEAT repeat domain-containing protein, producing MTPRKLRWTAMAGVLLLAAAVALLLPRGTSSSPDDGTPAEPSSSATLSAAGSPETSPSGTVPPEERKPKDEQIPIPGCWDGLQEFDRTASMDTFRAALLAAIANKDRYLADYLQQRLTELVGNDPSRALQVLEWSKGTSHPELGIYMTALKAAPAVHDAKVSGQLMKMGEDKSATLQARSAALDALETQKRMGAADLKRIKAVALDETVDSVAWVATRTMGRVMKEDFERTGNYAPYWKELLDISGKSDDMAVRLLALEMPSYSNPIIGEDSFEQLSRTLKTDRERDVREMAAFRLGVTSSPDKALEVYRAAFDQEHDVCVRWALFRFSVRVAGAGALPLLQEFAAKDPRFLQDYTEFRDLYASGTVDFARIWLGKAEHHACLVEEGAPH